One region of Flavobacterium pisciphilum genomic DNA includes:
- a CDS encoding UDP-glycosyltransferase, with protein MKILIVVDSINIEDSSGSKANVALINNLSEAGFEILVYHYTLKDIQLKNIRTFVISEIKLGAYYYYLSRFFRVVNRKLKINFGPFIEKTIGFSFTFFNDTRSIRKALKKELFKPDLVLTLSKGASFRPHYAVLKMPQLHGKWMAYVHDPFPFHYYPRPYNWVEPGYDKKELFFRELSEKAKYSAFPSQLLKEWMSSYFPNFSKTGVIIPHQNAKFDAQDVDFPSYFDISKFNLLHAGNLMKQRSPEGLIKGFKLFLEKNHEAKKEARLLLLGNASDHLKMLELYEENTPEMYLYNGNKPFNEVYHLQKNVSVNIILESKSEISPFLPAKFPHCIEANKPILSLAPYYSETRRLLGSDYKFWAETDEVEKIAFLIEELYEVWKENPEKLILNRIDLEKYVSVEYLKEVISNLNYAE; from the coding sequence ATGAAAATACTCATTGTAGTAGATTCCATAAATATAGAGGATAGTAGCGGATCTAAAGCTAATGTAGCTTTGATTAATAATCTATCTGAAGCTGGTTTTGAAATTTTAGTTTACCACTATACATTAAAAGATATTCAGTTAAAAAATATAAGGACATTTGTTATATCAGAAATAAAATTAGGAGCTTATTATTATTATTTAAGTAGATTTTTTAGAGTAGTAAACAGGAAATTAAAAATAAACTTTGGACCTTTCATAGAAAAGACAATTGGGTTTTCATTTACTTTTTTTAATGATACAAGAAGTATTCGAAAAGCTTTAAAAAAAGAATTATTTAAACCTGATTTAGTACTTACATTAAGTAAAGGAGCTAGTTTTAGACCTCATTATGCGGTTCTTAAAATGCCTCAGTTGCATGGCAAATGGATGGCGTATGTGCATGATCCATTTCCATTTCATTATTATCCAAGACCTTATAATTGGGTAGAGCCAGGCTATGATAAAAAAGAACTTTTTTTTAGAGAACTTTCAGAAAAGGCAAAATATAGTGCTTTTCCAAGTCAGTTGTTAAAGGAATGGATGAGTAGTTATTTTCCCAATTTTTCTAAGACAGGAGTTATCATTCCACACCAAAATGCAAAATTTGATGCTCAAGATGTTGATTTTCCATCCTATTTTGATATTTCAAAATTTAATTTGTTACATGCTGGGAATTTAATGAAACAACGTTCACCTGAAGGTTTAATAAAAGGGTTTAAACTGTTTTTAGAGAAGAATCATGAAGCAAAAAAGGAAGCGAGACTACTTTTATTAGGAAATGCTTCTGATCATCTCAAAATGCTTGAGCTTTACGAAGAAAATACTCCTGAAATGTATCTCTATAATGGAAATAAACCTTTTAACGAAGTGTATCATTTACAAAAAAATGTTTCAGTAAATATTATTTTAGAATCAAAATCAGAAATTAGCCCTTTTCTTCCAGCAAAATTTCCTCATTGTATTGAGGCAAATAAACCTATTCTCTCTCTAGCCCCTTATTATAGTGAAACAAGAAGGTTATTAGGAAGTGATTATAAGTTTTGGGCAGAGACTGATGAGGTAGAGAAAATTGCATTTCTTATTGAAGAGTTATATGAAGTATGGAAAGAAAATCCCGAAAAATTAATTTTGAATAGAATTGATTTGGAAAAGTATGTGTCAGTAGAGTATTTGAAAGAAGTAATAAGTAATTTGAATTATGCAGAGTAA
- the wecB gene encoding non-hydrolyzing UDP-N-acetylglucosamine 2-epimerase produces MAPIYHELKNNNFEVFVCVTAQHREMLDQVLEFFNIKVDYDLDLMQSNQSLNSLSALILSKVDQVILDVNPDLVLVHGDTTTSSMVALAAFHLGIKIGHIEAGLRTYNKKAPFPEELNRQLTSRLVDFHFTPTTETTQNLLREGILKKNIIQTGNTVIDALLWTINKISKTDYCHVDIDVLKGKIIKNKKIVLVTGHRRENFESGLKNLCEALLEISQREDVMIIYPVHLNPNVKKTVYGLLSGKENIYLIPPVSYPVFIWLMQQSFLIVTDSGGIQEEAPSLKKPVLVTREVSERPEGVIAGFSILVGTDKNKIINKIQDILENFEGFENVTNPYGSGNASEKIVDYLLNKE; encoded by the coding sequence TTTTGTATGTGTTACAGCGCAGCATCGGGAAATGTTAGATCAGGTATTAGAATTTTTTAATATCAAGGTCGATTACGATTTAGATTTAATGCAATCTAATCAATCTTTAAATAGTTTAAGTGCTCTTATTTTATCTAAGGTGGATCAAGTGATTTTAGATGTAAATCCAGATTTAGTTTTAGTGCATGGAGATACTACAACTTCTTCAATGGTAGCTTTGGCAGCATTTCATTTAGGAATAAAAATTGGTCATATTGAAGCTGGGTTAAGAACTTATAATAAAAAAGCACCTTTTCCTGAAGAACTCAATAGGCAACTTACGAGTAGATTAGTAGATTTTCATTTTACACCAACAACAGAAACAACGCAAAATTTATTAAGGGAAGGGATTCTTAAAAAAAATATTATACAAACTGGTAACACGGTTATTGATGCATTATTATGGACAATAAATAAGATATCGAAAACAGATTATTGTCATGTTGATATTGATGTGTTAAAAGGTAAAATTATAAAGAATAAAAAGATAGTTTTAGTAACAGGACATCGAAGAGAGAATTTTGAGTCTGGGTTAAAGAATCTTTGTGAAGCACTTTTGGAAATTTCTCAGAGAGAAGATGTTATGATTATATATCCGGTACATCTAAATCCGAATGTTAAGAAAACGGTTTATGGGTTATTATCAGGAAAAGAAAATATTTATTTAATTCCACCTGTTTCTTATCCAGTGTTTATTTGGCTGATGCAGCAATCTTTTTTAATTGTAACTGATTCTGGGGGTATTCAAGAAGAGGCCCCTTCATTAAAAAAACCCGTTTTGGTAACAAGAGAGGTTTCAGAAAGGCCAGAGGGAGTCATTGCTGGATTCTCAATTTTGGTAGGAACAGACAAAAATAAAATTATAAATAAGATTCAGGATATTTTAGAAAATTTTGAGGGTTTTGAAAATGTAACAAATCCTTATGGAAGTGGAAATGCTTCTGAAAAAATTGTTGATTATTTATTAAATAAAGAATAA